In Erythrobacter litoralis HTCC2594, a single genomic region encodes these proteins:
- the galE gene encoding UDP-glucose 4-epimerase GalE translates to MTDPKEIPVLVTGGAGYIGSHAVLALRDAGRKVAVIDNLTTGFRFAVPEDVPFYQGDIQDAELLANIFAEEKIGAVMHFAGSIVVPDSVEDPLGYYHNNTVKSRALIEAAVKAGVRHFIFSSTAATYGVPNVSPVTEDTPKQPINPYGWSKLMTEQMLADTAFAHAINYCTLRYFNVAGADPQARTGQSTAGATHLIKVAVEAALGKRDSVAVFGTDYDTPDGTGVRDYIHVSDLAAAHLHALDALIEQPKRSLTMNCGYGRGFSVLEVLDAVDRVTNKAIERVMSPRRAGDPASLISDPTRIRATVPWQPQYDDLDTIIDHALQWERKLTDLRTEG, encoded by the coding sequence ATGACCGACCCCAAGGAAATTCCTGTCCTCGTCACCGGCGGCGCCGGGTATATCGGCAGCCACGCCGTGCTGGCGCTCCGCGACGCGGGACGCAAGGTTGCAGTGATCGACAACCTCACCACCGGCTTTCGCTTCGCCGTGCCCGAAGATGTGCCGTTCTACCAAGGCGATATCCAGGATGCGGAGCTTTTGGCCAACATCTTCGCCGAAGAGAAGATTGGCGCGGTCATGCATTTTGCCGGGTCCATAGTCGTCCCGGACTCGGTCGAGGACCCGCTTGGCTATTATCACAACAATACGGTCAAGAGCCGCGCGCTGATAGAGGCTGCGGTCAAGGCCGGGGTGAGGCACTTCATCTTCAGCTCGACCGCTGCGACCTATGGCGTGCCGAACGTGTCGCCTGTTACCGAGGACACGCCCAAGCAGCCGATCAACCCCTATGGCTGGTCCAAGCTTATGACCGAGCAGATGCTGGCAGATACCGCCTTTGCCCATGCGATCAACTATTGCACCCTGCGCTATTTCAACGTCGCGGGCGCCGACCCTCAGGCGCGCACCGGGCAATCGACGGCAGGCGCAACACATCTGATCAAGGTCGCGGTCGAAGCGGCGCTGGGCAAGCGTGACAGCGTGGCGGTGTTCGGGACCGATTACGACACGCCCGACGGCACCGGCGTGCGCGATTATATCCATGTCAGCGACCTGGCGGCTGCGCATCTGCACGCGCTCGATGCCTTGATCGAGCAGCCGAAGCGCTCGCTCACCATGAATTGCGGCTATGGGCGCGGATTCTCCGTGCTCGAAGTCCTCGACGCGGTCGACCGGGTGACCAACAAGGCGATCGAGCGCGTCATGTCGCCGCGCCGTGCGGGCGATCCGGCCTCGCTGATTTCCGATCCTACGCGTATTCGCGCCACCGTGCCGTGGCAGCCGCAATATGACGATCTCGACACGATCATCGACCATGCGCTGCAATGGGAGCGCAAGCTCACCGACCTGCGCACAGAAGGTTGA
- a CDS encoding DUF4136 domain-containing protein has product MRLKLLAAFAPLSLAACVTPPGDVEVTRFVAADTGSRLGTGTIFVETAAGTDGQALELAPYKAAVARELAALGYREAARNQANQIAQVSIDRGVLDAGDRRGPVSVGVGGSTGSYGSGVGLGVGVNLGGGRKEEIATRLEVRIRDKANEAVLWEGRALFDVATSSILADSAQNASVMAEALFRSFPGNSGETVLVPVQRSNPDE; this is encoded by the coding sequence ATGCGTTTGAAATTGCTTGCAGCCTTCGCCCCGCTCAGCCTTGCCGCCTGCGTCACACCGCCTGGCGATGTCGAGGTCACCCGCTTCGTCGCAGCCGATACCGGCAGCCGCCTCGGCACCGGGACGATATTCGTGGAAACCGCGGCAGGCACCGACGGGCAAGCGCTCGAACTCGCTCCCTACAAGGCCGCCGTCGCGCGCGAGCTTGCCGCGCTCGGCTATCGCGAAGCGGCACGCAACCAGGCGAACCAGATCGCGCAGGTCAGTATCGATCGCGGTGTGCTGGATGCGGGCGACCGGCGCGGCCCAGTCAGCGTCGGGGTCGGCGGATCGACCGGCAGCTACGGCTCGGGCGTGGGGCTCGGCGTCGGCGTCAACCTCGGCGGCGGACGCAAGGAAGAAATCGCGACCCGGCTCGAAGTCAGGATCCGCGACAAGGCCAATGAGGCTGTCTTGTGGGAGGGGCGCGCATTATTCGATGTTGCAACATCGTCGATCCTCGCAGATAGCGCCCAGAACGCGAGCGTGATGGCCGAAGCGCTGTTCCGCTCCTTCCCCGGCAATAGCGGCGAGACCGTGCTGGTCCCTGTGCAGCGATCCAATCCCGACGAGTGA